A region from the Microcella frigidaquae genome encodes:
- a CDS encoding COX15/CtaA family protein, whose product MQAVNRLYRWLPVSTADRRVRVLAWASLVSQTLIVGTGGAVRLTGSGLGCPTWPRCTEDSFVATPEMGIHGIVEFGNRLLTFVLVIIAILAFLSILRLRRERPELLRLTVALGLGIPAQAVIGGITVLTELNPWIVGLHFVVSAVLVALATVYVHRVYRGRTSGRLAVPVPLRRLALATAVGAWVTVLIGIVVTGSGPHAGDGGAARNGLDSELLQHWHSWPAYATFGLTLLLVALAFRSGRAPMVRASVALLAVEGVQIAVGIAQARLGLPVILVGVHMVLACVLVAVVTLVMLTTRLTAAEAAESDAASEREAVSA is encoded by the coding sequence ATGCAGGCTGTGAACCGGCTGTACCGATGGCTTCCCGTCTCGACCGCCGACCGCCGCGTGAGGGTGCTCGCCTGGGCATCGCTCGTCAGCCAGACCCTCATCGTGGGCACCGGCGGGGCCGTGCGGCTCACCGGCTCGGGCCTTGGCTGCCCCACCTGGCCCCGGTGCACCGAGGACTCGTTCGTCGCGACCCCTGAGATGGGCATCCACGGCATCGTCGAGTTCGGCAACCGCCTGCTGACCTTCGTGCTCGTGATCATCGCGATCCTGGCTTTCCTGTCGATCCTGCGGCTGCGCCGCGAGCGCCCCGAGCTGCTGCGCCTCACGGTCGCGCTCGGCCTCGGCATCCCCGCGCAGGCGGTGATCGGCGGCATCACTGTGCTGACCGAGCTCAACCCCTGGATCGTGGGCCTCCACTTCGTCGTGTCAGCCGTGCTCGTCGCGCTCGCGACGGTCTACGTCCACCGCGTGTACCGCGGCCGGACCTCCGGTCGACTGGCGGTGCCCGTGCCGCTCCGGCGGCTCGCTCTCGCCACGGCGGTCGGCGCCTGGGTGACCGTGCTGATCGGCATCGTTGTGACCGGCTCCGGCCCGCACGCCGGCGACGGCGGGGCCGCGCGCAACGGCCTGGACAGCGAGCTGCTGCAGCACTGGCACTCGTGGCCGGCCTACGCGACCTTCGGCCTCACCCTCCTGCTCGTCGCGCTCGCGTTCCGCAGCGGTCGTGCGCCGATGGTGCGGGCGTCGGTCGCGCTCCTCGCCGTCGAGGGCGTGCAGATCGCCGTCGGCATCGCGCAGGCGCGCCTCGGGCTCCCGGTGATCCTGGTCGGCGTGCACATGGTGCTGGCCTGCGTCCTGGTCGCCGTGGTGACGCTCGTGATGCTGACCACGCGGTTGACCGCGGCCGAGGCGGCGGAGAGCGACGCGGCCAGCGAGCGCGAGGCTGTCAGCGCGTAG
- the sufB gene encoding Fe-S cluster assembly protein SufB, producing the protein MSDVLIDRPELEGLGQYEFGWSDSDAAGASARRGIDEDVVRNISALKDEPQWMLDLRLKGLKLFGQKPMPIWGADLSGIDFDNIKYFVRTTEKQATSWEELPEDIKNTYERLGIPEAERQRLVAGVAAQYESEVVYHQIREDLEAQGVIFMDTDTALREHPEFFQEYFGTVIPAGDNKFAALNTAVWSGGSFVYVPPGVHVEIPLQAYFRINTENMGQFERTLIIADEGSYVHYIEGCTAPIYKSDSLHSAVVEIIVKKNARVRYTTIQNWSNNVYNLVTKRAVAHEGATMEWIDGNIGSKVTMKYPSIFLMGEHAKGETLSVAFAGPGQHQDAGAKMIHMAPYTTSSIVSKSIARGGGRAGYRGEVRVDANAHHSANTVRCDALLVDTISRSDTYPAIDIRVDDVQLGHEATVSRVSEEQLFYLQSRGMPEDEAMAMIVRGFIEPIARELPMEYALELNKLIEMNMEGSVG; encoded by the coding sequence GTGTCTGACGTGCTCATCGATCGACCGGAGCTCGAGGGCCTCGGCCAGTACGAGTTCGGCTGGTCCGACTCCGACGCCGCTGGCGCGTCGGCCCGGCGCGGCATCGACGAGGACGTCGTGCGCAACATCTCGGCGCTCAAGGACGAACCGCAGTGGATGCTCGACCTCCGCCTGAAGGGCCTCAAGCTGTTCGGCCAGAAGCCGATGCCGATCTGGGGCGCCGACCTGTCGGGGATCGACTTCGACAACATCAAGTACTTCGTGCGCACCACCGAGAAGCAGGCGACCTCGTGGGAGGAGCTGCCGGAGGACATCAAGAACACGTACGAGCGACTCGGCATCCCCGAGGCCGAGCGCCAGCGGCTCGTTGCCGGCGTCGCCGCACAGTACGAGTCGGAGGTGGTGTACCACCAGATCCGCGAGGATCTCGAGGCTCAGGGCGTCATCTTCATGGACACCGACACGGCTCTGCGCGAGCACCCGGAGTTCTTCCAGGAGTACTTCGGCACGGTCATCCCCGCCGGCGACAACAAGTTCGCCGCGCTGAACACGGCCGTGTGGTCGGGCGGCTCGTTCGTCTACGTGCCGCCGGGGGTCCACGTGGAGATCCCGCTGCAGGCCTACTTCCGCATCAACACCGAGAACATGGGCCAGTTCGAGCGGACGCTGATCATCGCCGACGAGGGTTCGTACGTGCACTACATCGAGGGCTGCACGGCCCCGATCTACAAGAGCGACTCGCTGCACTCGGCCGTCGTGGAGATCATCGTCAAGAAGAACGCGCGCGTGCGGTACACGACGATCCAGAACTGGTCGAACAACGTGTACAACCTGGTCACCAAGCGCGCCGTCGCCCACGAGGGCGCCACCATGGAGTGGATCGACGGCAACATCGGCTCGAAGGTCACGATGAAGTACCCGTCGATCTTCCTCATGGGCGAGCACGCGAAGGGCGAGACCCTGTCGGTCGCCTTCGCCGGGCCCGGACAGCACCAGGATGCCGGCGCGAAGATGATCCACATGGCGCCGTACACGACCTCGTCGATCGTGTCGAAGTCCATCGCGCGCGGCGGTGGCCGAGCCGGCTACCGCGGTGAGGTGCGCGTCGACGCGAACGCCCACCACTCGGCCAACACGGTGCGCTGCGACGCGCTGCTGGTCGACACGATCTCGCGCTCCGACACGTATCCGGCGATCGACATCCGCGTCGATGACGTGCAGCTCGGCCACGAGGCGACCGTGTCGCGCGTGAGCGAGGAGCAGCTGTTCTACCTGCAGTCGCGCGGCATGCCCGAGGACGAGGCGATGGCGATGATCGTGCGTGGTTTCATCGAGCCCATCGCGCGCGAGCTGCCGATGGAGTACGCCCTCGAGTTGAACAAGCTCATCGAGATGAACATGGAAGGCAGCGTCGGCTAG